The Desulfuromonadaceae bacterium genome contains the following window.
GGGGGAGCGACAAGGAAACGGAACGGCCCCGATGAAAATCCGCTGGCTCGATGCCGCCGTTGATGATCTGGTGGAACTCCGCGATTACATCGGTCGGGACAACCAGCAGGCGGCGCAAGAGATCTCCCGGCGCCTCCGGGATGCGATCAACGCCCTTCCTGCCCACCCTGCAATGGGGCGTCCGGGGCGGTTATACGAAACTCGGGAGCTCGTCATTCCCGGCTCCCCCTATATCATCCCCTACCGGGTTCGCGACAATACTATTGAAATCCTCAGGGTTTTGCACACTGCACGCCAATGGCCGCAACACAATCATTAAAATAGTGGTTTCGGTCACTTTTCTCACCAAAGATAGGTACAAAAGCAATAAAGCAACAACGTTATATATGACTGGAATCAAAGGACAACTTCCCGGAAGTTAAAGATTAAAGCCATAAGATACCAGTCTTGTAATTCCATTGTCCCCTGTTATTGAATAGCGCTTTATTCAACGGAACGGGAGGAT
Protein-coding sequences here:
- a CDS encoding type II toxin-antitoxin system RelE/ParE family toxin, with product MKIRWLDAAVDDLVELRDYIGRDNQQAAQEISRRLRDAINALPAHPAMGRPGRLYETRELVIPGSPYIIPYRVRDNTIEILRVLHTARQWPQHNH